From Halobacillus sp. Marseille-Q1614, the proteins below share one genomic window:
- a CDS encoding cell wall hydrolase — protein MPRVKYTDSDVALMARMMRAEAEGEGKQGMLYVGNVIVNRAKADCLDFRDVRTIPQVIFQVQGNNYSFEAVQKGNVFYNRARSVEKRLARQNLEYWREHPAKYALWYFNPYAPCPPTWYGQPFSGQFKNHCYYEPAAGTCASVYIGG, from the coding sequence ATGCCAAGAGTAAAGTATACAGATTCAGACGTTGCCTTAATGGCCAGGATGATGAGAGCGGAAGCTGAAGGTGAAGGAAAACAAGGAATGTTGTATGTCGGAAATGTCATTGTTAATCGGGCGAAAGCGGATTGTTTAGACTTTAGAGATGTAAGAACCATTCCACAAGTCATTTTTCAAGTGCAGGGAAACAATTATTCCTTTGAAGCTGTTCAAAAGGGGAATGTTTTTTACAACAGGGCGAGATCTGTAGAGAAAAGATTAGCAAGACAAAATTTGGAGTATTGGAGAGAACACCCAGCGAAATATGCTCTTTGGTATTTCAATCCATATGCTCCATGTCCTCCAACATGGTACGGTCAGCCTTTTTCCGGTCAGTTTAAAAATCATTGTTATTATGAACCAGCAGCTGGAACATGTGCAAGTGTTTATATAGGAGGTTAA
- a CDS encoding multidrug efflux SMR transporter, with protein sequence MNRFMILAIAITAEVFATAMLKVSDGFSVLLPSIGVVAGYLFSFYLLSLALRIIPLSLAYAIWSGAGAALSVMIGIFFWGEAMDLLKFSGIALIVAGIVLLNSSKAPVTEEKRAVSNN encoded by the coding sequence ATGAATCGATTTATGATATTAGCGATTGCCATTACGGCTGAAGTATTTGCCACGGCGATGCTGAAGGTGTCTGACGGCTTCAGTGTTTTGCTGCCGTCGATTGGAGTCGTGGCCGGTTATCTCTTCTCCTTTTATCTGCTGTCGCTGGCATTAAGGATAATCCCGTTAAGTCTGGCGTATGCGATTTGGTCTGGTGCTGGTGCAGCGCTTAGTGTTATGATTGGGATTTTCTTTTGGGGAGAAGCGATGGACCTGCTGAAATTCTCTGGGATCGCGTTGATCGTTGCCGGGATTGTGCTTCTGAATTCATCGAAGGCTCCAGTAACGGAAGAGAAAAGGGCAGTATCCAACAATTAA
- a CDS encoding multidrug efflux SMR transporter: protein MAFVFLLFAVLGEVFGSTMLKLSDGFRKLPATLGVVAGYGAAFYLLSLSLKTLALGTVYALWAGLGTALTAAIGIWIFKEKMNVQKALGLAVIIMGVILLNVSGGH from the coding sequence ATGGCTTTTGTATTTCTTTTGTTTGCCGTTCTCGGCGAAGTTTTTGGCAGTACGATGTTAAAGCTGTCAGATGGTTTTCGTAAACTGCCGGCCACCCTTGGAGTAGTCGCCGGCTACGGGGCTGCGTTTTATTTATTATCGCTGTCTTTAAAGACCCTGGCGCTTGGAACAGTGTACGCGTTATGGGCCGGGCTTGGGACGGCACTGACGGCAGCTATTGGGATTTGGATATTTAAAGAAAAAATGAACGTTCAAAAAGCACTCGGTCTGGCTGTGATTATTATGGGCGTGATTTTGCTGAATGTATCCGGCGGCCATTAG
- a CDS encoding zinc-binding dehydrogenase, which produces MRAVQVTGYGDVDKLELVETPIPEPKEKEVLVKVKACAINNTEIWMREGAYGTGSKSGWRPEGVQFPRTPGSDITGEIVKVGDQVEESMMGKDVVLFPFTSIGKEGFEHISEDMSFIGSEYDGGYAEYVVWPADLCFDMPLASYSESAVFSVSGLTAWHMVKQIQVQPGETVIVTGANGGVGSLNVQIASKVFGAKVIAVIGDLNGEEKMKELGAAHVLSYKSDSLAEEILEMNGGPVDSVLDVVGDALFATSLQVLKKGGKFCISGSAGGQKTNLDFRTLYLKHITMYGSVLGTRAEFKDMLKAISEGKIKPVIDKTFPLEKAKEAQVYFKNKGKLGKILLLPEE; this is translated from the coding sequence ATGAGAGCAGTACAAGTAACAGGATATGGGGATGTTGATAAGTTAGAACTAGTGGAAACACCAATACCTGAACCTAAAGAAAAGGAAGTACTCGTAAAGGTCAAGGCTTGTGCAATTAATAATACGGAAATCTGGATGAGAGAAGGGGCCTACGGTACCGGCTCTAAATCAGGGTGGCGGCCAGAAGGAGTCCAGTTTCCACGTACACCTGGGTCGGACATAACAGGGGAAATAGTAAAAGTTGGAGATCAAGTAGAGGAATCTATGATGGGGAAAGATGTTGTTTTATTCCCTTTTACGTCTATTGGAAAAGAAGGATTCGAACATATTTCTGAGGATATGTCTTTTATAGGCTCAGAATACGACGGGGGCTATGCTGAATATGTGGTCTGGCCTGCTGATCTTTGTTTTGATATGCCCCTCGCCAGTTATTCAGAAAGTGCGGTTTTCTCAGTAAGCGGGTTAACGGCTTGGCATATGGTCAAACAAATTCAAGTGCAGCCTGGAGAGACGGTTATAGTAACAGGAGCAAATGGGGGAGTTGGATCTTTAAATGTTCAAATTGCTTCTAAGGTCTTTGGGGCTAAGGTTATTGCGGTTATCGGCGACTTAAATGGTGAGGAAAAAATGAAAGAATTAGGAGCTGCCCATGTACTATCCTATAAATCCGACAGCCTTGCAGAAGAAATTTTAGAAATGAATGGTGGACCAGTCGATTCTGTGCTGGATGTTGTAGGAGATGCTTTGTTCGCGACATCTCTTCAGGTTCTGAAGAAAGGCGGCAAGTTCTGTATTTCAGGATCTGCTGGCGGCCAGAAGACAAATCTTGATTTTAGAACGTTGTATTTAAAACATATTACCATGTATGGATCTGTGTTAGGCACGAGGGCAGAGTTTAAAGATATGCTTAAAGCGATTTCTGAAGGGAAAATAAAGCCAGTCATTGATAAGACTTTTCCTTTAGAAAAAGCAAAAGAAGCTCAAGTTTATTTTAAAAATAAAGGAAAGCTGGGTAAAATTTTATTACTTCCTGAAGAATGA
- a CDS encoding thioesterase family protein, translated as MNAPFPFIKSVPSEWVDYNGHMNDAEYNRAFSQATDAFIDYIGLHEEARTAWKYTVFTLETHTCYLQEMKEGAQFEIVPQILDYDAKRMHLFLSMKNQAGEVVATLEEMLMGIDQNEGRGAPFPELVAAAIAEIYQNDSAYEAPDQAGRTIGIRRK; from the coding sequence ATGAACGCACCCTTTCCATTTATTAAATCCGTGCCTTCAGAGTGGGTAGACTATAACGGCCACATGAATGACGCCGAATACAACCGTGCCTTTAGCCAGGCGACCGATGCTTTTATTGATTACATCGGACTTCATGAAGAAGCGCGCACTGCGTGGAAGTATACAGTCTTTACTTTAGAGACTCATACTTGCTACCTGCAGGAAATGAAAGAAGGAGCTCAGTTCGAAATCGTCCCGCAGATCCTTGATTACGATGCGAAGCGCATGCATCTCTTTCTATCTATGAAAAATCAAGCAGGTGAAGTCGTCGCTACATTAGAAGAAATGCTGATGGGCATTGATCAAAACGAGGGACGCGGTGCACCATTTCCTGAACTTGTCGCCGCTGCCATTGCTGAAATCTATCAAAACGACAGCGCTTACGAAGCACCAGACCAGGCAGGCCGGACAATCGGAATACGAAGGAAATAA
- a CDS encoding GNAT family N-acetyltransferase: MKIKPKEYKVRHLSYILRSAEEADAKSISEIRLLIDGETENLDREKGEAYIDEQGFKEIIRRDTETINHLFLAAEVDGRIAGFARCEGNHLRRTAHKVEFGVGVLKDFWGYGIGKNLLKEAISWADSANIKKITLSVLETNEKAVQLYKSLGFEVEGTLKKDKQLSDGKYYDTILMARFTPGFN; encoded by the coding sequence ATGAAAATCAAGCCAAAAGAGTATAAAGTACGTCACTTATCTTATATTCTCCGATCCGCAGAAGAAGCAGATGCAAAAAGCATTTCCGAGATAAGACTGCTAATCGACGGGGAAACCGAAAATTTAGACAGAGAAAAAGGAGAAGCTTACATAGACGAACAAGGATTTAAAGAAATCATCAGACGTGATACAGAGACAATAAACCATTTATTTTTAGCAGCAGAAGTTGATGGAAGAATTGCTGGCTTTGCAAGGTGTGAAGGTAATCACTTGAGAAGAACCGCACATAAAGTAGAGTTTGGGGTTGGCGTGTTGAAGGATTTCTGGGGATACGGAATAGGAAAGAACTTGTTAAAAGAAGCGATCAGCTGGGCTGACTCCGCTAATATAAAGAAGATAACATTGAGTGTGCTTGAAACGAATGAAAAAGCGGTACAGCTTTATAAAAGTCTTGGGTTTGAAGTGGAAGGAACGTTAAAAAAGGACAAACAGCTGTCTGACGGAAAATACTACGATACAATATTAATGGCCAGGTTCACCCCTGGATTCAACTAG